TTTTGTTTGGGGTAACCTTACAACTTGGAGAAGTAAGAAACAATCTGTTGTTTCAAGAAGTAGTCTTGTGAATTTAGAGCACTAGCTTTGGGGATATGCGAAGGAATTTGGCTACTTAAATTACTAAAAGAACTTGGCACAAATCGGAGGATCACTTTGAAGTTTTGTGTGATAATCAATCGCCATTCAGATTGCCAAGAACCCAATTCAACATGACCGAACAAAGCATGTTGAAATTGATAGGCATTTTATTGTTGATCAAGTCAACAAAAAGACAGCCACTCTTTCTTACATTCCTTGAAGAGACAGATTGCGACATTCTTACCAAGGCTTTGCCAAAACACGTGTTCAATAAATTCCTATTCAAGTTGGGATTATACAATGTATATTCTCCATTTCGAGGGGAGTGTAGGAATATTCGTaaatattttaggaatattttgtagatattttttttattaaaatcccttattttaagggatcatatctcctatttagtatctttcctaacttagagtttccTAAAGTAGTGTCATAGGTTGTATATAAAAACTCTGATTTATGTTCTATTTAGTATCAAAATACTCTGATTTCTACAAAACTCATACACTAATGCATTATGCATGTGTAAGGGTGTGTAAGGGTGAAAAGAAACAATTACTCGAATTATCTTTTAAATCTTTAGAGCGCAATGCTCATGCATAGACACTTAATGGTAAGATGTATCACAAGATTAATAAACAATATTGGGCTCTCAACAGTTGTTACTTAGCACCTGGGCAACCACAGAACCATGGATGTTGTACCCAGCAACAAAGAAAATGTCTTCAACAATACCGTTTTGAAATCCCAGTTCCACCTGAAATAAGTGCATTTCCAAGTGGTTGGCATATCATACAACACAAAACAAAGCAGAAATGGAGTTGAGGAAATATACAAAACCTCTGTGGAACCTCTAACTTCAATTTTCAAATCAGGATGTGAAGCATGTAATTTGTACTTTCCTGTACCATAAGAAGGATACATGAAAAGTTAAAAACAGTAAGAGAGAGGTTTCTAAATGCAAATTATTCTGGTAGGTGAAGAGTTCACATATAGTGGAACAGAGGAGTAAGTATGACCAAGTTACCCTGTACATTATTCTAGTAGATGAATTTAAATTATCTTGTTAACATCCATTCTGTCAAATTttatgagaacatggtttttgtTTGCTTTGATTCACAAAAACCACaaactaaataaaaatgaactaacagaaaaaaaaaattaatttacaatgatttaaGCAACAGATGAACATAACAATACTTGCAAGAAAGTAACATGGCAGCATCCATACCTGGAATAATATTTTTGAACAAGTAGCTTCCATCTGGCATTGTTAATTCTGAAGATATGAGATCATCATTAGGAGATAAAAGGTCCACATTCACATTTGCAGGACCACCATTCTTAAGTGAGCAGCTCTGCCCACCAACAGCTCCCATAACCCTACCAGATAGGGTAAATCTGCAACAAATAAATATACATACAGTTATTGGCACTGACATTCAGCGCATGATAAAAGAGTGGAACACAGATTGCACATAATCTagctgaaataaaaataaacaactaAAGAATGCGAGTTATTAAACAAACCCTGTAAACTGGAAATTGATATCTTCATTATCGTTGCAACTATTTTCATCAATAACAACAGGAACCTACAGAATAGCTTTTAGCTTTAAGCATAGGAACACCGATATATCAAGAAAATAAAGGAAGCGTAGCCTGTAAGAAAATCTATCGTAATAACAATGAACCAAACCTTGTCAGGGTCCCAAGACCATCCTTCTGGTCCACTGATTTTAATAACAAAAGAACCCTGTAAACATAAACTATACCAATGAGTCCAACAGGGAACTACATTCTCATATACATTGTTTGAGCAAGCATGCGTAGGCACCACATACGGTATCGTTTTGAACATGCAAATAGAATTGGGAAAATACTATAAAAATGGGTTGCAAACCAGTGGATTAAAAGATTTGGATAACATAATTGCATAAATATTCTTATGCGGGCATTAGGTTGAAGTAGTTAAGCAAAACACAGCCCCCAAAATCTCAAATGTGAATTCACATAGACATAATAAACGCCCAGAACCTAAGTGAGTATTAGCAGACTAACCTTATCATATACTGGAATGAAGTAGTATCCATTTGGAGCACACTGAGTTCTTTCCTTCACTAGCCCATCTACAGTGCGAAGCTCAACCTACAAATAAGCATTGATAGACTCTGGAAattagatttttaaaaaaaaaaaaaaaaggaacacaATCCAAAAGACAAAATGAACAAAATCGCTAAGTCCGTACGGTGATGTGAGAATAATCCAACTTCGTATCAGTTTCCTTCCTCGATTTAATCACAGACGAGCTCGCCTACAAAATGATCCATTCATGTTCAGTTTAAACGACGGCAATAACAAGAAGAAATTCTAATAGACGGTCAAAAAGGAGCATCGCATCGCAGCTGAAATCAAAGAATTCAGATCGAGAAACACACGCACACGACAAAAATCCTTCTCTACTAACAGTCGTCTTGATTTCCAAGAAACAAGATAATAAAGATTCGAAAAACATCATTTCTCGAAACCTCCTTATCATTTCCGCATCAAAGAAATGaacagaaaaataaaaaggaagtGTTAAAGAAGTTTTTACCTCAACGAATCCGCCACAGCCGTGGACGGAATTTGCAGAAGCAGCTGAAACAGTGTAAACTAAGATCAGTAAGCAAAGTGCAGCATCTCTGATCTTCATCTTCAATGATTAAATTTAGCTGCCGTTGCTTTAGAGCCCGACGGCGACTAAAGTAAGCTCTGAAAGTTAAGGGAACGACTGGGAAAGGATCTGATATTTGTCTGGAACAAGGACCTATATAAATCACGCCTCGACACAGAGGATCTGGACATAGGCCTCAGATCAGATCTGTTTGTGAATCGGGTATGGTCCGCTCAAACCCAACCTTAAAGCCCTTTAACCTTAATGAGAAAATGGTGAAACTGCCTATCAGATCCCTCTATTATAAATACCAGATATTTAACCTTATTTACTGTTTAAATAAGACTAAACTGTAAtagaattattatttaatgtttaaaaataacatgaaaattaatttttgaattgtAATTCAACTCCaaataaaatatttcatttataGAATTATAAAAGTTTTAAAGATATTAACTTagtaaatgatatttttaaaaattaaaaaataactatTAACATTTGACAtttgatttttataatattacatgaactaaattgattaatttaaatagtaaagGACTAATTTGATCTGGTCTCTATAAAAGAGGGACTTCCTAGGAAATTTCACCATACGAAAATGCTAGTACTTAGCTTAACAGTGTTATTCTTGCTGCTATACAATTTTACTTTGCTAGTTAGATTCAAGAATTAACAGTGTTATTCTTGCAGCTACCTAATTTCACTTTGCTAGTTagatttaagaaattaaaatttctTCTAATTACACGATGTTAGATTTTTTTCGTAGTCTGAGTTCACAAAAAAATACGAGATTCGAAAATTAAGTTTGATCAAAAAATTTAAGAGTTGTTTGATAaataagtaagatttaagctggAGCTcaattcattttatatttttgtaaactatttttttttatatattatataatttatatataataatacaaTACTATGTGAATATTTAAAAATAGGTTAAAttgttcaattttaaaattttaataaaaagaatgaccatttaaaatattaaagatgatattaaaaaaattatatctaAAATAATAAGGGCACACCTAAAACAGGCTTAAATTAAACGTTTACAAATATGTGAAtggatttgagtaaaattttaaaatcatatttcAAATCAAACTAAACTTGAACAACATTACACACgaggatttaatttttaaatgtattaCTCAAGGTCCTCAGAATTAATCTGTTTGATTGGCTAAAGAAAGAACATAGCATTTAGTACATAATATAAAAGTGGATGGATGAGATGCAACTTACATATCACTGACAAGACCTTGTAATTTTTAAGAATGATCCAAATTCGCTACATCATTGATGTCCCTTTTTCCTAATGTTCATTTTCATAGCAAGTTCTACATCTCTATAAATGAGGTACTTTGGAACGTCATTGAACCAACTGGAATATCACAGCtcgcaaaaaaaaaaactagaccGAAACTAGCCACCAGAGATCATGGAATAGACTCACGATTATCCTAAATGAATATAGGTTGTTAACAGCTTCAGAATACAACATTACTCTGGGCAAACCTTTACAAGCAAATCCTCGAGCTCTTTGCTGATTTCAATCCCATCATCCTCCAACCTTCGGCGCATGTCTGGAGCCACCTTACCAGCAGCAACATAAAGTCTTAGCAACTGATGGTACACCTCGGAATCAAGACAATTGTTATTCTTTAGATGCTTGCAGAACTCCTCGGCAGCCTTAACATCACCCTCACTCATGAAATAATCGAAAAAAGCAGTCGTGGTTTCGGGATTAACAGGGCTCCAGTCCTTGACCTCAGAAACCACTGCTTCCATATGCTTCAAAGCCATGTCAAAGCGATATTTCCTTAAGAAGTAAACCATGAAATACTCTTGAGCCTTAGTATAAGGACCTTTACTTCTCTTCATAGCATTATCCAAAACGACTTCGGCTTCCTCGAGCATGTCACCCAATAGAAAACCACGGATGGTACTAGTTACCAACCTCCTATCATACGAAGAGCAACTAGTGTCCCACTCCTCAAAACATTTCTTCAAACCCTTGAAATCCTTTAGATTAGCAAGTGCCTGAACCATAATAAGATAGCTTGCATTGTTAACAGTAGGATAACGCTGTTTCAGATCTTCCCATAGCCGATAAACCTCATCTCGATTCGAAGTACCGGCATACAAGCTAATCAGATAATGGTAAGCCTCGCGCTGACGAGGCATATTATCTTTCTCTAACTTCTTAAGACATGCCTCAGCTTTCTCAAACTGACCAGCCTTGACATACATTGCAGCCAGATTACTATATGTTCTCCAAGTACACTTATCTTCACTATCatttgacaactccatcaaaacATTCTCCGCTCCCTCAATGTCATTTAACTCTGCATAGCTCTGCATCCAAAGAATGTACGTGAAGCTACCCCGGGGAATGTCACAGCGCTTCATTTCATCGACAAGTTGGGGCACCTTCTGAGGTCGCCCCAATCTCATATACAAGCACATGAGATTGTTGAAAGGTAAACAATTATCAATGAACTTCAATTCATCCATTTTCTTAAAAAGGGCCAATGCCTTGTCCTCCATAAGATTATTGCAATAGCAATTCAAGAGAGAGCCATAAGTAAATTTGTTCTTGGCATTTGGAGGAAGGGCGCTTAAGTAATCCTCAGCAGCCCCAAGTCCTTTGGTTTTTGCAATAAGATCCAAACGTACAGCATGATCAACATGCGAGAAATGCATATTCCTCTTCTCCATCCAATCCATAATCTACATTATAATAAACCataataaacaaatcaaataatAGATAAGTTCGAATTAAAtaactagttttttttttttccatcttcATATGCAAACGAAAATTAAAGGAAATGCTTATTAGGCTTCAGAAAGGGGGAAAATGGGAAGTACATCAAGGGAGTGCTGGTAACGACGGTACTTGCGCATCTCTTTGACACAGCGGCTCAGCTCATCTTTCCTAATCTTCTTCCCTTCCATTATGTAACCGTTTAACGCCTCCGCCACCGTCCCTCCCGTCGCTCCTAAAGCCGACAGCCTCGAATACAGAATGTTTCTGTTTCGAGCCGCCGCCGCCCTCACCGCTGGAGCCATCGCATTCTCGGCGGTCTCGGTGCAAAGCTTCCTCACCAGCCACGAACCCGACGGAATCAGACTCCTGAACTTCATTTCTCTCTCTCGTTTTGAGTTCGAACTTTGAAGGCTATCAGCCACCAGGGTTGTGTTTGGGGTTTAAGCTTTCCTAATATACTACACAAAATTAATGAACAAAAACAtaccatccaaaattctagaattaCGCTAGACGACAACGTTCCACTCCTTTGCCTCTGTCATATCAAAACGCAGCGTTTTCAACCGCAACCATCTTTTCAAAAGGGTTCATTTCCATCTAACACCTTTGAACTATTGTCCAAATTTTAAATTGGTctctaaatttcaaaatattataatTGACTCACCAAAGTATAACATTAAACATTTCATTAGCCTAGTCATCAATTTAAACACTAATGACACATTTGCTtactaataaaataacataacatTTGGGATAAACTCGATTAAGCAATGAAAAAGTAAAAtaacaaagaaattaaaaagatcgaacataaatattttatgtgaaaaccccccgaagaggataaaaaaccatgagtaaagataatttcactataacggcaaaaaaaagtataaaagatagagataaaactaaaccccaaaacctAAAAATAAGAACCCttaaaatgtaaacacaaaattcccTAAAAGCTTGTAAAAGCTAATACTAAATGTTATGGGTTATTTTTCTAGGGTGGAAAAtggtctatttataggctaaattcgtaggtcaaataatattaaaataacctacacTAATCAGAGTTCGACTGGGACAAATAATCAGAATTTGATTGAAAGAAAAAAACTGAAAAAATTGCATAACACGTTGCCTCATCATGACGTGGTTGTTGCCTCATCGGGACACCCTTCATTGCGTCGTCAGGACGAGACATCTCTTCTCATCGAGACGTTGATGGTCACATCGTCGAGACGACGCCTTTTCCTTATCGGGATGTCAACTCTGTTTCGGCCAAAAATGTGAGGCATACTCCATAAATATCCACCTTAACTCTTATTTTCATAATGTCTTTTTTGTCAAAACTCGCCACGAGCCTATCTCAAACTATGCAGGATATCAACTGAGTCAAAGTTGTGCTTAGAAGTTGTAAAACTTCTAATCTTTGACTtgtgcactgccaaatcaaaactgacTCAGTTTGCTTCCCGAAAACACAATGCTCACAAAAACCTAACTTACAAACTCTAGTGTTTTTAAGAATACCTCTGTTGCACAAGTCTGTTATACTTTCTCGCTCATATGACCCAAAAGTATGTGCCAAAGTTTGGTTGAATCAAAATCAGTAGACGAAAAACCACGTCGTGTCGTCTTGACGTGGAGAGTGTTCTCGTTAGGACGTCACATCGTCACGACGTCGAGGTCTTCCTCGTTTCGATATAGCGACGATTTTGGTTGTCCTTGAATAATTGCAGTCGCACCAATTATTATAGACCTTGTAGAACATATAAGCTACATTTTTTTCTGTCTTCTCATCACAACGAGAGCTTCACGACAGACTTTTAAGTTATTTGATTCAATGACTATTCTACAACCGTTAGAATCAAAAATTCTTAATGAGATGATATTTTTCTTTAAGTCAAGAACATGCCTGACATCTTATAGTGTTCGAATAATTCCGTTGTACATCCTAATTTGTACGGTTCGTACATTAGTTATCTTACATGGAGAATTATTCCCTATCAACACAACTGCATCTTCAACTAAACTGTACGTGAAGAACCAGTCTCTGTTGGGACACATATGGTAGGAGCACCCTGAATCTAGAATCCATTCGGAAGTATGATTGGAGCTTTCACTCGTCGATACCAATAATAAATCATCATATCTATTTTCTACTACACTAGCATCAAAAACTTAAATGTTCTGCTTATCTTTCTCGTTACTTTCGAcatcccttttttttattttattttgaagtttCCAACATTCTGCTTTAACGTGGCCTTTCTTTTTTCCATAGCCATAGTATTTGTCACGGTTTTTAGATTTGGATCTTGCTTTAGACCTGTTTTGTTCTATCTTTCTGGATTGTTGTCTGCCTCTTGCAACTAGATATTGGAAAAtatgcccatattgtagtaaacatgtaattgttttctatttatttgaatgacgaataagtaaataaataaatttactttcacatttcactattatgtcttttgtatttttgtCTTTCATATTTTGTATGAATAGTAAAATTGTAATAAGCAAATATTagttcattgattgtctaagttcaaattaATTATAAGTGGCACTGTAAGAATGCTTATATTGCGAGAAAGACAAACTACTAcaatagataatctaaacaaGTCCATAATCCCATAAAAGAACCAAAGTGaagagatggctagtcttggctatcggagcagttgactccacgggtagagacatagatgtattcattgaaaAAATGATACATTCGACTCAGCCCAAGATGAATTAACTCTTAATCCATttatgaattaattcacttgtgacgttcatagtatgATTTACTtaaatcttgagttagtcactaaccatgtgtatgtaactcatgtgctttaatataaatggaggcttatgctctaaagatgattgagCTAATAgttggtatgttgggtacatgacttgtgtatggcatgactttaTTAGAAATAGTGGAATTcgtagctcaattaaagagttaatgatattctctcattggcattgtatggATTAATGAATATGGAAAGTAACCAcaggttgcttgttctcgaagGAGCAATTTATCACAATTATTTGTTGACAATGATCATATTAATCGTTAATAAGATACAagggtgacaatgagataaaatagaattgtattgagtgaacaaatttaactcaaaagaatcaatgatatcatatgaaGGCAACACACACTTGACGAGGTCATTagacaaagcagttggatgaattattttcgtaaagagtatacaataagaagttttcaatcatggtaatTGTAAATTATCGAAACGATGCTTCTGgatataattgcaattactaaagCTTAACTGTATATATctgattggtccctccgctagctcaataAAAGCTCGATCAGATTGTTTTTAAATCAGAAGGaaattctacgactttgaaaataatttaattgagccaatttattcgatgtggaattaaatttgGCGATcataagaattgttcaactagagaatttgattaaagagttttcttaaaaaattaatttagaaaatctaagtgatttttagaaaaattaattttgatcaagtaaaattaaattaatcaaattaattaaaattaatatgatatttttagaacTTAATTTTTAAGTTGGACAATTGGTCTAATGGgtaattaaacttgaaaattggacctaaaATCGTAAATTGGGCTCGAGAGCCCAAAACTGAAACCAAGACCCAAAACTTGGTCGAATCGAGTCTGGTATTTGAAATCGGGCCAACAATCCAAACGATGGCTAGGTCGGATCAGTTAGGCCGTCACTGGTCCGGACCGAATCGGCAGAAATCGGACCAACTTCAGGTGTCGGTGGCTAAGACAGTGATATTCCAGTGGCCGGCAAATAGTCGACAGCGGTGGGTCTTTGGTGGTTGAGCAGTGAAAGAATGACACTCTTACTGGGActctactagagaatttgattttagattaactactccaaaaataattttattttaatagatttaatattaactttaatttaa
Above is a genomic segment from Gossypium arboreum isolate Shixiya-1 chromosome 8, ASM2569848v2, whole genome shotgun sequence containing:
- the LOC108457912 gene encoding pentatricopeptide repeat-containing protein At1g02370, mitochondrial-like, which codes for MKFRSLIPSGSWLVRKLCTETAENAMAPAVRAAAARNRNILYSRLSALGATGGTVAEALNGYIMEGKKIRKDELSRCVKEMRKYRRYQHSLDIMDWMEKRNMHFSHVDHAVRLDLIAKTKGLGAAEDYLSALPPNAKNKFTYGSLLNCYCNNLMEDKALALFKKMDELKFIDNCLPFNNLMCLYMRLGRPQKVPQLVDEMKRCDIPRGSFTYILWMQSYAELNDIEGAENVLMELSNDSEDKCTWRTYSNLAAMYVKAGQFEKAEACLKKLEKDNMPRQREAYHYLISLYAGTSNRDEVYRLWEDLKQRYPTVNNASYLIMVQALANLKDFKGLKKCFEEWDTSCSSYDRRLVTSTIRGFLLGDMLEEAEVVLDNAMKRSKGPYTKAQEYFMVYFLRKYRFDMALKHMEAVVSEVKDWSPVNPETTTAFFDYFMSEGDVKAAEEFCKHLKNNNCLDSEVYHQLLRLYVAAGKVAPDMRRRLEDDGIEISKELEDLLVKVCPE